In the genome of Drosophila pseudoobscura strain MV-25-SWS-2005 chromosome 3, UCI_Dpse_MV25, whole genome shotgun sequence, one region contains:
- the lola gene encoding longitudinals lacking protein, isoforms H/M/V isoform X25, whose amino-acid sequence MDDDQQFCLRWNNHQSTLISVFDTLLENETLVDCTLAAEGKFLKAHKVVLSACSPYFATLLQEQYDKHPIFILKDVKYQELRAMMDYMYRGEVNISQDQLAALLKAAESLQIKGLSDNRTGGGSSAAAPKPESSQHHRGGKMSGAYTLEQTKRARLATGGAMDTSGDVSGSREGSSSPSRRRRKVRRRSLENDAHDNSNSSVLQAAASNQSILQQTSAGLAVSALVSTQLSGGGSNVAGTSQVPTQQQPLTSTNVTKKTESAKLTSSTAAPAHAATATAAGQQQQQLLQQQTSDAINTENVQPQSQGAQGDVGDAEDMEEASAAAGGVTPAASGAGASAGAVHTGVVVKQLTAVVDKSSSNHKQKVKDNSVSSVGSEMVIEPKAEYDDDTHDENVEDLTLDEEDMTMEELDQTAGTSQGGEGSSQTYATWQHDRSQDELGLMAQDAQQRDPQD is encoded by the exons ATGGACGACGATCAGCAGTTCTGCCTGCGCTGGAACAACCACCAGAGCACGCTGATCAGCGTATTCGACACGCTGCTGGAAAACGAGACCCTAGTCGACTGCACGCTCGCCGCCGAGGGCAAGTTCCTCAAGGCCCACAAGGTGGTTCTGTCCGCCTGCAGTCCCTACTTTGCT ACCTTACTCCAAGAACAGTATGACAAGCACCCGATCTTCATACTCAAGGATGTCAAGTACCAGGAGCTCCGCGCCATGATGGACTACATGTACCGCGGCGAGGTCAACATCTCACAGGACCAGCTGGCCGCACTTCTCAAGGCGGCCGAGTCGCTGCAGATCAAGGGTCTGTCCGACAACCGCACCGGCGGTGGCAGCTCCGCGGCCGCCCCCAAGCCAGAGTCCTCTCAGCATCATCGCGGTGGCAAGATGAGCGGCGCCTACACACTGGAACAGACAAAGCGCGCTCGCCTGGCCACCGGCGGGGCAATGGACACCTCTGGGGATGTGTCAGGATCGCGCGAGGGCTCGTCCAGTCCGTCGCGCCGTCGTCGAAAAGTCAGACGTCGCAGCCTGGAGAACG ATGCCCACGACAACTCCAACTCGTCTGTTCTGCAGGCCGCCGCCTCGAATCAGTCTATCCTCCAACAGACAAGCGCAGGCCTCGCCGTCTCCGCCCTGGTCAGCACCCAGCTGtccggcggcggcagcaacgtGGCCGGCACCAGCCAAGTCCcgacccagcagcagccattgaCCAGCACCAACGTTACCAAAAAGACTGAAAGCGCTAAACTAACATCATCGACAGCCGCCCCAGCTCACGCCGCCACTGCGACAGCAGccggccagcagcaacaacaactgctgcagcagcagaccagCGATGCCATCAACACCGAGAACGTACAACCACAGAGCCAAGGCGCCCAAGGCGACGTCGGTGATGCCGAGGATATGGAGGAGGCGAGCGCAGCTGCCGGGGGAGTCACTCCGGCGGCTTCAGGCGCTGGTGCGTCCGCTGGAGCCGTGCACACTGGTGTCGTGGTCAAGCAACTGACAGCCGTCGTCGATAAGTCATCGTCCAATCACAAACAGAAGGTCAAGGACAACAGCGTGTCGTCCGTGGGCTCAGAAATGGTTATCGAACCCAAGGCCGAATACGATGACGATACGCACGACGAGAATGTTGAGGACTTGACACTGGACGAGGAGGATATGACAATGGAGGAGCTGGACCAGACGGCCGGCACCAGCCAGGGTGGCGAAGGATCTAGTCAAA CATATGCAACATGGCAACACGACAGATCTCAGGACGAACTCGGACTTATGGCACAGGATGCACAGCAACGGGATCCACAAG
- the lola gene encoding longitudinals lacking protein, isoforms J/P/Q/S/Z isoform X24 yields the protein MDDDQQFCLRWNNHQSTLISVFDTLLENETLVDCTLAAEGKFLKAHKVVLSACSPYFATLLQEQYDKHPIFILKDVKYQELRAMMDYMYRGEVNISQDQLAALLKAAESLQIKGLSDNRTGGGSSAAAPKPESSQHHRGGKMSGAYTLEQTKRARLATGGAMDTSGDVSGSREGSSSPSRRRRKVRRRSLENDAHDNSNSSVLQAAASNQSILQQTSAGLAVSALVSTQLSGGGSNVAGTSQVPTQQQPLTSTNVTKKTESAKLTSSTAAPAHAATATAAGQQQQQLLQQQTSDAINTENVQPQSQGAQGDVGDAEDMEEASAAAGGVTPAASGAGASAGAVHTGVVVKQLTAVVDKSSSNHKQKVKDNSVSSVGSEMVIEPKAEYDDDTHDENVEDLTLDEEDMTMEELDQTAGTSQGGEGSSQTYATWQHDRSQDELGLMAQDAQQRDPQDEGGESRIRVRNWLMLADQSVIGKSSDDTLTVFIFFCC from the exons ATGGACGACGATCAGCAGTTCTGCCTGCGCTGGAACAACCACCAGAGCACGCTGATCAGCGTATTCGACACGCTGCTGGAAAACGAGACCCTAGTCGACTGCACGCTCGCCGCCGAGGGCAAGTTCCTCAAGGCCCACAAGGTGGTTCTGTCCGCCTGCAGTCCCTACTTTGCT ACCTTACTCCAAGAACAGTATGACAAGCACCCGATCTTCATACTCAAGGATGTCAAGTACCAGGAGCTCCGCGCCATGATGGACTACATGTACCGCGGCGAGGTCAACATCTCACAGGACCAGCTGGCCGCACTTCTCAAGGCGGCCGAGTCGCTGCAGATCAAGGGTCTGTCCGACAACCGCACCGGCGGTGGCAGCTCCGCGGCCGCCCCCAAGCCAGAGTCCTCTCAGCATCATCGCGGTGGCAAGATGAGCGGCGCCTACACACTGGAACAGACAAAGCGCGCTCGCCTGGCCACCGGCGGGGCAATGGACACCTCTGGGGATGTGTCAGGATCGCGCGAGGGCTCGTCCAGTCCGTCGCGCCGTCGTCGAAAAGTCAGACGTCGCAGCCTGGAGAACG ATGCCCACGACAACTCCAACTCGTCTGTTCTGCAGGCCGCCGCCTCGAATCAGTCTATCCTCCAACAGACAAGCGCAGGCCTCGCCGTCTCCGCCCTGGTCAGCACCCAGCTGtccggcggcggcagcaacgtGGCCGGCACCAGCCAAGTCCcgacccagcagcagccattgaCCAGCACCAACGTTACCAAAAAGACTGAAAGCGCTAAACTAACATCATCGACAGCCGCCCCAGCTCACGCCGCCACTGCGACAGCAGccggccagcagcaacaacaactgctgcagcagcagaccagCGATGCCATCAACACCGAGAACGTACAACCACAGAGCCAAGGCGCCCAAGGCGACGTCGGTGATGCCGAGGATATGGAGGAGGCGAGCGCAGCTGCCGGGGGAGTCACTCCGGCGGCTTCAGGCGCTGGTGCGTCCGCTGGAGCCGTGCACACTGGTGTCGTGGTCAAGCAACTGACAGCCGTCGTCGATAAGTCATCGTCCAATCACAAACAGAAGGTCAAGGACAACAGCGTGTCGTCCGTGGGCTCAGAAATGGTTATCGAACCCAAGGCCGAATACGATGACGATACGCACGACGAGAATGTTGAGGACTTGACACTGGACGAGGAGGATATGACAATGGAGGAGCTGGACCAGACGGCCGGCACCAGCCAGGGTGGCGAAGGATCTAGTCAAA CATATGCAACATGGCAACACGACAGATCTCAGGACGAACTCGGACTTATGGCACAGGATGCACAGCAACGGGATCCACAAG